In Populus alba chromosome 4, ASM523922v2, whole genome shotgun sequence, the genomic window AATAGGAGAGGAGGAGAGGAGGGTTGGGCTCCaagtcaaatattaaatattatcaatggATTTATCGATAAAATTATTCTGACGGTAACTCTATCGGTCATTCTGTCGGTGTAAGTGCCATGTCAATGTACAATTTGCCTGTTTAAATTCcattgtaattttattagtaACTGTGTTTACAAAAACTTATACGTTATCatattgtttagttttttattctttctattttaattgtgattcacttaatatatataccaatgatatattttttatcgatATTTACAAATGAAATTAgtattgatatttataaatgaaattagtaattaatagaaaaatttCATCGATAAATATCACCCCgtaaattaccaaaaaaaatcatcatatttctATTTGTATTCTTCACTTTTATACCAGTGCATTCAATAACTTCTGTAATTATAGATATAACTTTGCTTCAGCCATAAACACTAGCCACTTGTACTTACATAATTAGTAGAGCAGgaattttacttttttcaaCTCCGTGGAATTTTGTTTCTATATGAGGTGATCTATGGGGGGCTCCATGATGTCGTAATTATCTAGCTACCTATCTTTCTAGAGACCTTTCCATAATATCTTCTAGGTTTTGTCAAAGGGTAAACATACTCGTCAAGGATTTCAACTTGCAATATTTGGAGTTCAAACTTTGCTGTCTCCAAGTGATCACTAAACACATGGATGGCTGATTGTGCCCAGAAAATTAGGTAATTTGAGAGGTTGAATTCAAAGAATTAGAGGTATACTTGACACACAAAAAGAGATGGCCATAGGAGAAGACATTGCTTTCGACTTCTTTTTCACGCTCTCAAATCAAGCTTTTCTTAGTATGATCTTCGAGTTCTTTAACAAGATCTTGAACTCACTCTATAAATGCATCTTTCATACCTTTATACTAATGAAATAATTTCTGATAACTATCATTACCTATATATAGGCatttacaacataaaaaattaagtctaacCAATTAATTTATGCCCTAATGTTCTAAAAATGCTACTTATAGTTATCCCAAAAGCCAGATGTAGCTTAGGTGACTCATCTAAGTCGACTGTTCCGGGCATATTTAAATGCCCCATTACCTTATTTGGCATCCTAGAACCTTCATCAGCTATTAAAATACAAACCatttacattaaacaatttccaAAGCATGCGTTTAAGGATAGTTTATGTCAACAGATGGTGTAATGGCATTGGAGCGCAAGCTGTTTTCGAGGAAACAACAGCAACCCACTAACTTTCTTTTATCGCTAAATAAAGATTATGCTGTCTATAATCTCATTATCATAGCTAGACAACAAACATTATTGCTTGGATTTATGCTGATGATATACAGTACGGTAGCAAAGATCTAGTAGAGACAATTGTACACTGCTGATTGGCTAAGAGATAGTGAGCTGGGTAAGCATATAGTAACACTTGGATTCAGATTATAGGAGGGAAGGAATGATTGCACTGAGGAACCTGAAGCCAAAATAATGGAGAAAGACGTTAGTGCTCATGAGatcatcattttaatttgtaaaataaaattgaggatTCTAGCTGCATGACTGATTGAGGAGGTATATATATAGGGGAAGACTATGTGCACCTGTCATGCAAATTTGAGACAACACACAGTTTTGGACAAAAGTAAAGCAACATGGTAGCAATGATGGGTAGGGGAATTGCTGAGCAAGGGTGGAGGAAGGGCCCTTGGACTCCTGAAGAGGATAAGTTGCTGAGTGAATATGTGAGCTTGAACGGTGAGGGAAGGTGGAGTTCTGTTTCTAGGTGTTCAGGTAAGCTCTCTTTCTAGCTAGGCTTGATGTTTGGCAAAGGTAATCACAGCAAACATCACCGTTGGCTTGCTATATCAAAGGGAGAgagataaaaacaagaaagccACTAGCTAttagtaaattaattatatatatacaaacactCTTATTTTTTGGGTGGGAGAGGCAAAATTTAGAGTTCATCATTCATTGGTAGACACTGATCATGCTTTCagcttttgatattataaatcaACGCACGTACTAGCTATGTGCATACTTTGGTTGAAAAGAGTAATTTTCtcattaattgttaattttagtgcTTAAGTTTAACGTATTATTGGTTTTACCAGGCTTGAATAGGAGTGGAAAGAGCTGCAGACTGAGGTGGGTGAATTACCTCAGGCCAGGACTTAAGAGAGGCCAAATAACACCACAAGAGGAAGGCATCATTATTGAACTACATGCACTCTGGGGCAACAAGTAATGCGTTTGATCCCTCCCTTTATAAAATCTTTctgtcttggtttttttttttttcctgtctatTTTCATTTCTCCATAAACTATTATTAATAGTTCATACATATCCAGGTGGTCAACTATTGCTAGATACTTGCCTGGCAGAACAGATAATGAGATAAAAAACTATTGGAGAACCCATTTCAAGAAGAAAGATAAATCCTCTCAGAAACAAGAAAAGCGAGAAGCTCTGATTCTAAAACAGGAAGGGCAACACCAGCAGCAGCTAGAAGCTGGTGAAATGAAAATGGTCAACACCATTGATCATGTTAAGATGCATGAAGCACAAGAAATGTTTTCCATGTACCACAATATGGAGGATCAATGCTCGCCTGTGATGACTCAAGATTTCGCATCTTGGGCAGACTATGTTGTAGAGGATTATTATGGACTATGGGGTGGCTTGTGGAACTTAGATGATCATCCACAGGGTTAAATTACTCATACAAGTAACTGAAATAAGATATCCACGCAAAATCAAGCAACAACTTGTTCTTTTGGAGGGGACTCGAAGAATATTTGCAGTGGAGGGTACAGTTTCTAATAATGGTTAGAAAATGTTGATGGTGACATATTTTACTCATGTCTAACTTGCTTAGAGGATGTTGGAACCTTATTTTCATGATAGTAATGTAAATGGTGAtgaacttttaaaaaagattgtgGGTTGGATTTATCtgtaacaattatatatataaatgttgttgtttaCTGATATTTTTTTGCTTCGTAAGTCTTTCAACTACAATTTTTGTCTCACTAAGATTCAGTGGGGGGGAATGAGAATGTCCTCCCACCAATattgtttgctttgaatttattCTAGTTCTAGATAATCTACCCTCTCACGTCAATTTCTGTTCTAGATATTGGTATACAACGATGTTGCAGATAACGTGCATTGGATCAAATTCCTGTGCGGAATTGTATATTAATTATACTTCtggaagagaaaaataagagTGGGAAGCTGATTGTTTCTTGGTAGGATTCCATGAGAGTTACAATTCTCTGCTAAAAACATTGCAAAATTGCACTGCTTTTCCCCACAGGGATCTCAAGTAAAATAGGAGCAAACGCTTCAATACTAACCTGGTTGACAATTAACATTATCATTCAAACGTTGTTTCTAAAGGAGGCAATAAGAAATTCATTTATGTGTATGCAAGATATGAAGGATTATACTAATAACACATAATCCGATGAGGAATGTCTAGTAAGTATTGGAGGTGAAAATTCCCAATAATGTTAGCTAAATCttggatgaaataaaataataaaatctataCTAGTGATAAATCACTTAAACTTCtcaatcaagtaaaaaattatttttaaaagaaagattttCTATAAATTTGGAAGTAAAGacatttagaaaaatagaatGAAGCCAGGGGTGGCAAGCAGGGGCCGAGCCtgcaagacattttttttttttggttttttttgtttatttggtaATTAAATGTGAGgagctataatattttttaatgaaatgggTCCTtcttacaataaatatatttgttatccTTTGCTTTACTTTGGAATTCCTTTAACCTACATGcccatgtggaaaaaaaaaatataaagttatcaATGTGTTTTGCTATCTTTTCTTTCCCTACAACCCTAATATAAATGCCTACAACGCAGCTGGTCACTacaaatcacaaacaaaatttttCTACGGAAAAATTAAACAGATTACCGATTAATTCATCtttcattaaacaaaacaaggtaATTAGGTATcgataacttaaatttaaaatatatttttattttgttttgagatgtttattaaaaatttgatgaggtttttaataattttactatttttgctttttttttctaatctgcTAATTCTAACagttgttttttgaattcttgatagtgattttttttctaattaagtagataaattttattggtttgtttttattatgcttggattttttttttatgttttgtttttagcagagccacaaaaattatcaattttttctcacgatatatgttttgattttaggttgattcAGTTTATTTTGACTCTTCCTGTTTCGACAACAACTACTATACGAGCTTTCTTAGCAATGAAGAATGTTAAAACAAGACTTCGCAGTCggatgaataatgatttttttacaaattatttgattatttatatagtaaaagaaattgttgaaagattcacaattgaatatgataattgatgatttctattttatgaaagaacgacgagcacaattaaaataaatatataagaatcattctttattattttttactttatttcgaagtttatcaaacataaaataatgctTCGCTTTagctaatatttattatatactttgtatgtttatattttataagtatAAAGACTAACAACATTAAGGTGATGGATACAtcatgaagatgaaattaacttcattgCTTTGACTCAATTGGTGTTGCTATAAACCTTTTACCTTATACAAaggtcattttttatatatgtttgtaataagttatttaaataaaactaaatcatactggatttttttacaactcatgtataataaattaaaacaaatattatatcttgttatattagTTTTTGTCACACCTAACAAATAATCCTAGCTCCGCCCCTGAATGGAGTCccaaataaattaatgtataattttaaacatgaaTAACAGTAATTGCCGGTAAATGCCTCATGTACAATCacaatttttaaccaaaatgaGACCAATCTTGAGGAagatttttatcataaataggGATGAAAGTCCCTAATAAATTACTATAAAAATCTTGATGACTtaactaaataaaacaatatgcaaattacaaaaaatgttCAAATGATGTAAATTTTCTACTATCCAGTTTTACACTATCAAGCATAAAGATCAATTTGATTGTTTGATCGAGTTAAAAGATTAGGAGGAGTCTCCCGACATGTTTTTCTATCTAAGATTAAAATTGCAAGTGAATTAAAGTTTGAAAAGGCCTTCTGATAGTATAAACCGTTGGgtaaaatattaagagaaaaaaattatgtttagtagaaaaatcataaataaatggaaaatcGACATCCCCCTCCCTTATAAAAGGAAATAATCGGTCATGGATGGGGGAAAAGCTTCCAAACTTCATCCTTCCTTGCATTTTCCTTTGTAAAAGCATCCAAAGTTGAGTTTTAAGTTGGTTAAATCGGTTTGTAAGAGATTAAACTCCATCAAAGTGAGTTTAATGAGAGATTATGAAAGAGAAAGTTAGCTAATTGAAGGTTAAACAATGAGGGTTCACAAAAATTCAAATGGACAACTTTCGGGATCCATAATTTCACGTAGTGAGGTGTTCTAAATTTTCTTAAACAAGTTAGGATGAGAATTAATTGACTTTCTATAAAAATGAATTGCAAAATTTTAACTTATGGtttttggttgaaattttaAGGAAATGATGGAtgagtttgaaattaaattatttgatatgtAGCAGGTTGTTCTAAGGGTGAAATTAAGaaacattgaagaaaaaaattcatgaacttTTAATAATGTGTGTGACCAGCCAATTGAGGAAAAAATAAGGGAATTGTGTAAATTGTGTAACTTTACATGAATTGTGTATGATTATGATATGTTATTATGGTGGTATTGATTTGGAATGAATTGATTtgctttatcatattttttttttataaatttttagaggtttttttcaattaggATTTGTAATGAAATTTTGGAGAAATTGCAAGTTTACATGTGTTTGTTGTTATTAGGATGGaatatgttttgtttgatgCAAATTATAATGGAACGAAGGTTTACGATGAGTGTTAGTTATGTTAATTCAATGTGATTGAAATTGTTAGTATGGATGGAATTATATTCTTGtgatttttgaaattgagaaaacggtttaaaaagaattaaaaatttaaattttatatgataaatgtgttatgttataataattatgatttggaacaaaataaattatgcattTGAATTCTATTTATTGTTAGGGTAATCGAGATTGTATGATTGTGAtaatttgagaaaatatatgattgaattgtgataattttatatagtgtGTTTATAAGTTGATATTGATTAGAAATAGATTAAATTGTTTCCTAATTTTAATGGAATGTTTATGTCTTCAAAGAAGAGCTAGTATGGAGAAGCATTAAGTTAAAGAGATAATTGCTTGTGTTTTACTTAGTTACATATTTAATGATGGAATATAAGTAAactgtgaaaaagaaaattgagacACGGTTATGGAAGAAAATGAGCCCTTATTGAAACGGGTGAAACTAATGAAATGATTGCTTAATTCcatgaatttattatatatcGATGTGTTGATAATGATGAGAAAATGATAAAGTCCTTGTGCTTTGGTtgtgattggattttttttatataattttatttaagtataattaagattatttaaaaaaaatgttaaattattgtatttttgggctaataattttatattgaatgTGGATGATGCAAATTTTGGTGGAAATTGAGATTAGTGAATATGGAAAAATATAGCCTTAGGGCGGACATGTTTATGGTTTAGGTGAATTAGATGGTTGATGATAATTTCTATAAATGGTGATTTGGATTATGTGTGTGCGTTAAGATCAAGATTTAGGGAAAGAAGTCCTTAAccatatattttagaaatttcaatttttgtaagccttgtgttagaaaataaatataaataaaaaggttgagATGAGAGTGATTTTAGttagtaatataaataaaaaaaaatcagagaaaaaaaaaattttaaaaattaaaaattatattagaaaattaCTTTGTTTCAATGGAATGTtagttatctttctttttatgaaaaaattaaatgtcatctaattaaataaaaaaatctaaagagcTACCTtggatataatattaaatattttaatttatatctatttctcaactttttaatttaatttttaattattattaaaaattcttttttaatatttgtcatGACTTTAATTCTCCATTTGTTCAATTAAAAGGATGCATTAAATTTGTAGCtcacaataaaatatttcttactttacaaaacatattgataatgattatatttttttatattaaaaatttttttttaatctaactcACTACATAACATATGGTCAATAtcctaataaatataaaataaaatgtccCATGAACTATTAATCGAAGTATAAACAATTCTATGTAATTTGTTCAGCACagataaaaactatatatatatatatatatatataaaataaaaaaaattcttctaaaGGTTAGGTTTCGTTTAAATTGTAGTTAGTATTTGTCACATGACTAGTACATAACATTTATTAAATGGTCATAAACACACGTGAATTATTGTATCATGTAACAGAAACTAACCCCAATTATTTAGATAGAAAGcgaatctgaaaaaaaaaaccctaatttttacaGTTATTATACGAGCTCAATAAATTGGATATGTACATTTTAACCAATAGTAGAAGAATCCTGACAATTTTtacccataaataaataaataaaaatttaatttttaattattaactattaaatcaaataataaaaaaatatgtaggtGAATAATATGCCTATCAGCGCGAGGAAAGAAAAGTGGTTAATAgcaaaatccaaataaataagTGAATTACATTTATTTACCGGCAAGTCAAATCCTTGGAATGAAGATTCAAAGGGATAGGAAAAGTGGGACTTTCACAAAGGAGGTTTGTGGAGAAGTTGTTTGTTTGGCATGAGCAAGGCAAAGCCGACCGCTGAACATCATTTGGACGGGCCGAGTCTATATGGGCTTAGGCCAATTTCGTAAGTGAGCAGTCTTTGGCAGGCCTGGAGATTTAGTTAAGAGGAGTAGAGGTCTAAAGCCCATGTTACACGGGTCGTGCACACTGGCACCGGGCCCGTTTCGTGAGGGCCACGCCCAAAGGCCCATTTTctcaacattttcttttccttcttctttttttgttaacaaaatGAAGAGAACACGTCAGGTTTGGTCTTGGAACGCCATGCTAACACCATGCTTAGCGAACCATGTTAGGACCGATGTTTCGAGAGGGATGCTTAAGCAAAAAGTCTTAGTTTTGGGGGCTCATTGCAAATATGGTGACGGCTAATTTTATTGATGAAtctttcagaatttttttttttttttttttttttggaaaagctTAAAGttgtataaattcaaaaaataatttaaggggCATATCTGAAATAGGATAAGTCTAAATaccatataaaaatatcataaggtCAGAACAAGGCACAAATATAGAGCAAcgagaaaacaaatcaaaaactaaaataaagacATTTGGTTGCCTAGTTTTTGGGAAATCCAAGAACGATCTACTAGTTATTCAAAGAAAAGCCTGGGAACTGGTTGGTCGGTTTCTAGTAGCCCCATAAACGATCGACTGGTTTTACAATGAATCCTAATAATCCTAAAGAGACTCGAAGCTTGTTGGTCTTCAAGCTCGGCTCAAGAGTTTGCCTGGTTTGCAAACCCACTCCAACTCTCtccaaaacaaataagaaaatagcCAACATGAGCGACCAGTAAAGAATAAGATTATAAGAGGAAGCATGTTTAAATGTTGAGAGCGACCAGTAAAGAATATAAAATGCAAGATGAGTTTTCTTTTAGATTACAACTAAGATTAAATAATTGCAGATTGAGATAATATGTCATGTTTATGTGTTAGGTGACTGAACAACTACCTTTTATTCTgtacaaaatcataaattgtTTGATTTGCCACCAAGCTCTTATCTATCTCAATCCCACATGCTAACAGGTCCCAACCAATCTTGAAAACTGCGTATACACAAAAGTACTGAGATTTTATACTTGTATAATTGTTTTCTGTTCGATATTTGGTACAAAAGAATGTGATAAACAAAAATAGGCAACTCAGTCTAGATCAACAGTAATGTTTTTGTTCTTCTGTTCCATTTGACATACTGGAAAGAATAcaacaatgcaaaaaaaaaagaagaagaagaagaagaccaaCTACAGTATCAAAATTTCATAGTAAATTGGCCTGTGAGCTTCAGATTCTCAACAATGAAGCCTCTCCAGTTCGTAGATGAAATTGTATGGCAAAGAATCAAACCAGATGAGTGTAGTTGAGACTTATAAGCGACAATAGCAAATAGAATCTACCTCTGTATACTATGCTTGAACAAGAAATGAAACCCACCATCCTGTATCTACATTCTGGAAACTCTTGAGAAGGAAATTCCAGCTTCATGCTCATCTTAGTTGGCTATATGACCCACCAGCGGCTCATGATTGTGGGAATTTGCAGGCCACCATGACTCTCACCGGACACACCATGACTCACACCGGACATCATTACTGGCCTCTGCAGCAACTGTGCAAGGGACATTGATATTGAGAGCATCGCAGATACCGGAAGCCTCTTGTTTCATTGCAGTATTCTGTTCTTCTCTGGCTCTAAGAAAATGAGCCCTTTTGTGACCTCCCAAAGCTTGGCCAGATAGAAAAACTTTAAAGCAGATTGAGCATTTGTGCTCCTTACCCTCCTTTGACTCGCAATCTTTTACAATAACTTCATCACTTTCCTGCTTTGCTAATTCCTGAAAACATTCAAGTTTGCCTGTAGCCTCAGTTTCAGCAGAAAAATTAGTCTGGGTATCCTTTTCGCAGCTATCAACCTTCACCTCCATGGGACACTTTCTATGGAATGTTTGGTGACCCCCAAGTGACTGATAAGTGTTGAATTTCCTGTTGCAGATTCTGCAAGTGAAATCACCTTTCTTGCTAGGACCTTGCATGATATCAGAACTTGAAGTGGTTACTGCCATCTGATACCGAGATTCCTTTCCCATTTCAGAATCACAAGCATCAAACCTTGCTTGATTACTTGGAATAGATTTCTCAAATCCCAAACCAGCACAATCCAATCCAACTTCACTCATCAGATCCTGACTTGATTCAGCTTCTGTGCAATTGGTAACCATTTCATCATGATCTCCCCTCTCTGTATCAATACCACAAAATTCAACTCCAGATTCATCATCCAATTGAGGGCTCTTCGATTCAGTATCCTTGAAAATACTCTCTCTCGGACCTTCCGATCTAACTTGATTTTCCTCATCACGCCCCGTCTCAGTATCCCCTTCACCACCACATCCATATATACTAGTCATAGAATCCAAATCACATGAGTCTAAATTATCCACTCTGGGTTTCTTTGGCTTGACTAGTTCATTACCATAAAAAACATGGCAATCCTCATCTCTCTCAATTCGCTTATTTCGACACAATGAATCAAACACATTACATCCACTCCTAGATATCATAACCAAAGTAAGAGCCGCCTCTTCAACTTCTTGGTCAATATCAAAACCAGAAACAGATTCATTCAagctagaaaaagaagaattagGAGTAATCTTGTACCTCAATCTACTAGATCGCTTTCTTCTCACAAGATTCACAGCCTCCGTAGCAGATAAAGCCATAGAAACCAGATTAGGCCTAGAACTAGCCCTTGTTTCACTTGAGATCCTAAACTTCTCACGATGCAGTCTCTTGTGATTACTTAAAGATTTTAACGACAGAAACCCTCTTCCACATTCTTCGCAGtgaactccttttctttctttagcaGGGTGATGCCTCATGTGACCATGAAGGGATTTTTCTGAACCAAATTCTTTGCCACAAAATCTACATTTCACTGTTTCTTGCATTGAAACACTATCATCATGATTGAAGTCTGAGGATTTCCAAGATTTCTTGGGCTGCTCTCTTAGGCCACAACTATCAGGACCCACGTTGCTGCTTTCAAACTTGACATTTCCTTTAATAGATTTTCTAGTTCCATGAATACTCATGTGACCACCCAACATATTCCCAGTCAAGAAACTCTTGTTGCATAACTTGCACACATGCATCTTTTCTTGATTCTTCTTCATTTGTTCAAACAAAAGAAACTCCAGATCAGAAACCAAGCAAAACCTCAACTTTCTCAAGAAAATGGCaaaagatggttctttgactATCCAGGAAACTAACACACCAGAAAGttgaagaaaacagaggagccGATGAAAACCCAGATCAAAAGGAACCTAAATTTGAGCCAAGTTTTGTAAAGTCTTGGtcttttgaaaggaaaaaagaggAGACCGTGTGGGTTCTTGCGATGTAATCAAGCTAGGTGAAAAAACCCTATACAAAGAGTGATCCCCTGCCCCTGTTCAATTGCTCTGCCTCTCTTATAGAGTACTACTTTGTTTGCAAGTAAATGCAATGCAAGAGACATTTGAAGTGAAAGTGATGGGTTTCGTGAATCTGCTTTGCAGGCCAGACCCCCCCTCCCCTCCTCTCCTCTCTAGTGATGGGTTTTGTACTCGCTTGCATTTGATCAAGTACAATTTTGGCCGCGAAATGATTTGGCATTTGAGTATGTGATTGCTTGTGATTAAAGTAATTTGTTAGAGCTACCTTAAGCTAGGTTCCTTTTGAATCCATATTAAGTTATTATTAGtagttttgattatttgatttaatattcCTCTTGCCATCTCTCTATTCTTGGATAAAACTCACTTAATTATTTG contains:
- the LOC118055064 gene encoding MYB-like transcription factor EOBI → MVAMMGRGIAEQGWRKGPWTPEEDKLLSEYVSLNGEGRWSSVSRCSGLNRSGKSCRLRWVNYLRPGLKRGQITPQEEGIIIELHALWGNKWSTIARYLPGRTDNEIKNYWRTHFKKKDKSSQKQEKREALILKQEGQHQQQLEAGEMKMVNTIDHVKMHEAQEMFSMYHNMEDQCSPVMTQDFASWADYVVEDYYGLWGGLWNLDDHPQG
- the LOC118055066 gene encoding uncharacterized protein, with protein sequence MKKNQEKMHVCKLCNKSFLTGNMLGGHMSIHGTRKSIKGNVKFESSNVGPDSCGLREQPKKSWKSSDFNHDDSVSMQETVKCRFCGKEFGSEKSLHGHMRHHPAKERKGVHCEECGRGFLSLKSLSNHKRLHREKFRISSETRASSRPNLVSMALSATEAVNLVRRKRSSRLRYKITPNSSFSSLNESVSGFDIDQEVEEAALTLVMISRSGCNVFDSLCRNKRIERDEDCHVFYGNELVKPKKPRVDNLDSCDLDSMTSIYGCGGEGDTETGRDEENQVRSEGPRESIFKDTESKSPQLDDESGVEFCGIDTERGDHDEMVTNCTEAESSQDLMSEVGLDCAGLGFEKSIPSNQARFDACDSEMGKESRYQMAVTTSSSDIMQGPSKKGDFTCRICNRKFNTYQSLGGHQTFHRKCPMEVKVDSCEKDTQTNFSAETEATGKLECFQELAKQESDEVIVKDCESKEGKEHKCSICFKVFLSGQALGGHKRAHFLRAREEQNTAMKQEASGICDALNINVPCTVAAEASNDVRCESWCVR